One Phaseolus vulgaris cultivar G19833 chromosome 2, P. vulgaris v2.0, whole genome shotgun sequence DNA window includes the following coding sequences:
- the LOC137811382 gene encoding DNA-directed RNA polymerase IV subunit 1 isoform X3, whose product MQPGRSLGLLWDFQIHLTSVPLVVLKTKRFVKGAQLIFGIKRSINCKYCSGNGVGRYPAMKFKFSSNDLYRRTAIIVEVNDKASKKSLGRSLPADYWDFLPYDAQQEENYVNRRVLSPGQVTSLLNDVDPNFIEKYVPRNNLITLNCFPVTPNCHRVTEVPYAISNGNRLSFDDRTRSCKKLVDFRGTANELSSRVLDCLRISKLNPDKTPISIFADIQKKKVAENACNSSGLRWIKDVILGKRNDSTFRTVVVGDPSLELSEIGIPCHIAESLQVSEYVNRQNLEKLLYCCELRLLEKGQINVCRKGSSIHLFKKEDLQIGDQFYRPLCDGDKVLINRPPSIHQHSMIALTVRVLPISSVVCINPLCCSPLRGDFDGDCLHGYIPQSVSARVELSELVALDKQLFNGQSGRNLLSLSEDSLTAAYLLMEDGVLLDVYQMQQLQMLCNKGLAPPAIVKSPSSNSSFWSGKQLFSMLLPSDFDYSFPSDGVVVSDGELVSSFEASGWLRDSDCNVFQGLVEHFQGKSLNFLFAAQNVLCEWLSMTGFSVSLSDLYLSSDSYARKNMIEEICYGLQDAEKACNFKQLLLDCYCDFLSGNHEESENSMTVDADSLNYERQISAALSQASVDAFRHVFRNIQSLADKYACTDNTFLAMNKAGSKSSLVRLAQHSMCLGMQNSLVRLSYRLPRHLSCAAWNSQKGLDSIQIYSGTLESVQSYIPCAVVKSSFLTGLNPLECFVHSVTIRASGFSENADVPGTLTRRLMFFMRDLFAAYDGTVRNLYGNQLIQFSYDIDENTSCDKSFKEYAIGGEPVGALSASAVSEAGYSALDQPVSLLEASPLLNLKNVLECGSRKKNGDQSVSLFFSEKVGKQRHGFEYAALEVKNYLERLLFSKIVSTVMIIFTPPDSSSLEKYSPWVCHFHLDKEILMRRKLKVHSIIDYLYQRYYSQSTEPKVGFTKLKISSNRKCSVDSTAKEGEDICIDKEDSDDCITVTIVENSENPIQLNSVRDLMIPFFLGTTIKGFMDIKKVDILWNNQSKGTNSYNGSSGELYLRVTVASSGNTGRFWGVLVNHCHKIMQIIDWPRSHPDNINYLSSAYGIDVAWQYYYKSLASAISDTGKSILPKHLRLLANSMSASGEFVGLNAKGMAQQRQHASVSSPFVQACFSNPGRSFIKAAKSELTDNLQGSLDALAWGNCPSMGTSGLFDIIYSEKGHEVDKAVDVYKLLEASFDKPNNKIGFHAHNNSSGKCGSEFRHKNGYAFKEGKQWKNILRNFVTVNDIQKLTTASRCILNKYEIDELLSEFDRSTILRVLNFHPRRSEKLGIGPQDIKVGWHPKFKDSRCFHIVRTDGTVEDFSYRKCILRALEVVDPKMSKIQKKKWSARDDAQVQCVTKDIE is encoded by the exons ATGCAGCCGGGCAGGTCACTGGGTCTACTTTGGGACTTCCAAATACATCTGACGAGTGTGCCACTTGTGGttctaaaaacaaaaagattTGTGAAG GGTGCTCAATTAATCTTTGGAATAAAGCGGTCTATCAATTGCAAATATTGTTCT GGAAATGGGGTGGGCCGTTATCCAGCAATGAAGTTTAAATTTTCGTCCAATGATCTCTACAGAAGAACTGCAATTATTGTTGAAGTGAATGATAAGGCCTCAAAGAAAAGTTTGGGACGAAGCCTGCCAGCTGATTATTGGGATTTTTTACCTTATGATGCTCAACAAgaagaaaattatgtaaatagaAGAGTTTTATCGCCAGGACAG gtTACTTCTTTGTTGAATGATGTTGATCCGAACTTCATTGAAAAATATGTTCCAAGAAATAATTTGATTACTCTTAATTGCTTCCCAGTGACTCCAAATTGTCATCGTGTAACAGAAGTCCCTTATGCAATTTCGAATGGAAACCGATTGAGTTTT GATGACAGGACTCGATCTTGTAAGAAATTGGTTGATTTCAGGGGCACAGCTAATGAGTTAAGTTCTCGTGTTTTGGATTGCCTGAGAATTTCTAAG CTAAATCCTGATAAAACACCTATTAGTATTTTTGCtgatattcaaaaaaaaaaagttgcagAAAATGCTTGCAATTCTTCTGGTTTAAGATGGATAAAAGATGTGATTCTTGGAAAACGCAATGATAGTACGTTCCGCACTGTGGTTGTTGGTGATCCATCCCTTGAGCTCAGTGAAATTGGTATACCTTGTCATATTGCTGAAAGTTTGCAGGTTTCTGAGTATGTTAACAGGCAGAATTTGGAAAAGCTGCTTTATTGTTGTGAGCTACGCCTGTTAGAGAAGGGACAGATAAATGTTTGCAGAAAAGGTAGTTCAATTCATCTGTTTAAAAAGGAAGATCTACAGATAGGAGACCAATTTTATAGGCCTCTTTGTGATGGGGATAAAGTTCTGATAAATAGGCCCCCTTCCATACATCAACATTCTATGATTGCTCTCACTGTTAGGGTCCTTCCAATATCTTCTGTAGTGTGTATTAATCCACTCTGTTGTTCTCCACTTCGTGGGGATTTTGATGGTGATTGCCTTCATGGGTATATTCCACAATCAGTTAGTGCAAGAGTTGAGCTTAGTGAGCTTGTTGCTTTGGATAAGCAATTGTTTAATGGGCAAAGTGGTAGAAATCTGCTTTCACTTTCCGAGGATAGTTTAACTGCTGCATATTTGCTAATGGAAGATGGGGTCCTTTTAGATGTTTACCAGATGCAGCAGCTTCAAATGCTTTGTAACAAAGGTTTAGCTCCTCCTGCAATTGTAAAATCTCCTTCAAGTAACAGCTCATTTTGGAGTGGCAAGCAATTGTTTAGCATGCTCTTGCCTTCTGATTTTGACTATTCATTTCCTTCAGATGGTGTTGTTGTCAGTGATGGGGAGCTTGTATCTTCTTTTGAGGCTTCTGGATGGTTACGTGATTCTGACTGCAATGTTTTCCAGGGTCTTGTGGAGCATTTTCAAGGGAAATCTCTAAACTTTTTGTTTGCTGCGCAGAATGTTTTGTGTGAATGGTTATCTATGACTGGTTTTAGTGTTTCACTCTCAGATTTGTACCTCTCTTCTGATTCCTATGCACGAAAAAACATGATTGAGGAAATCTGTTATGGCTTACAAGATGCAGAGAAGGCGTGTAATTTCAAGCAGTTATTGTTGGATTGTTATTGTGATTTTTTGTCTGGAAATCATGAAGAGAGTGAAAATTCTATGACTGTTGATGCAGATAGTCTGAATTATGAAAGACAAATATCTGCTGCTCTCAGTCAGGCATCAGTTGATGCTTTTAGGCATGTTTTTCGCAATATTCAAAGTTTAGCTGACAAATATGCATGTACAGACAATACTTTTCTTGCCATGAATAAGGCTGGAAGCAAGAGTAGTTTAGTGAGATTAGCGCAACATTCCATGTGCCTTGGCATGCAAAATTCTCTGGTACGTTTATCTTACAGACTGCCCCGCCATCTTTCATGTGCTGCTTGGAATAGTCAAAAGGGGCTTGATTCAATCCAGATATATTCTGGTACCCTTGAATCTGTTCAGTCTTACATTCCATGTGCCGTGGTCAAAAGCTCATTTCTAACTGGGTTAAATCCACTTGAATGTTttgttcattctgtaacaatcCGAGCTAGTGGTTTTAGTGAAAATGCAGACGTTCCAGGAACATTAACACGGAGACTAATGTTCTTCATGCGTGATTTGTTCGCTGCATATGACGGAACAGTGAGAAATTTATATGGTAATCAACTTATTCAGTTTTCTTATGATATTGACGAGAACACTTCATGTGATAAAAGTTTCAAAGAGTATGCTATTGGTGGTGAACCAGTTGGGGCACTTTCTGCTTCTGCAGTTTCAGAAGCTGGATACAGTGCTCTGGATCAACCAGTTAGTCTACTTGAAGCGTCACCTTTGctgaatttgaaaaatgttCTTGAGTGTGGTTCAAGGAAAAAAAATGGTGACCAGTCCgtgtctttatttttttctgaaaaagttgGTAAACAGAGACATGGGTTTGAATATGCAGCTTTAGAAGTTAAGAATTATTTGGAAAGATTGCTGTTCTCAAAAATTGTTTCTACTGTGATGATAATATTCACCCCACCTGATAGCAGCAGCCTAGAGAAATACAGTCCTTGGGTCTGCCACTTTCATTTAGACAAGGAAATTCTAATGAGAAGAAAGTTGAAAGTGCATTCTATCATTGACTATCTTTACCAGAGATATTACTCCCAGAGTACAGAGCCAAAAGTCGGTTTTACCAAATTGAAAATATCAAGCAA CAGAAAGTGTTCTGTTGATTCCACGGCTAAGGAAGGTGAAGACATTTGTATAGACAAAGAAGACAGTGACGATTGCATTACGGTCACAATCGTTGAAAATTCTGAGAATCCTATACAACTGAATTCTGTTCGGGACTTGATGATACCTTTTTTTCTAGGAACAACAATAAAAG GATTTATGGACATCAAGAAGGTTGATATTCTCTGGAATAATCAATCAAAAGGAACAAATTCCTATAATGGTTCTTCTGGTGAACTGTACTTGAGGGTTACTGTGGCCAGCTCGGGCAACACTGGAAGATTCTGGGGTGTACTTGTAAATCATTGTCACAAGATAATGCAGATAATTGACTGGCCACGGAGTCATCCAGACAACATAAATTATCTCTCATCAGCCTATGGAATTGATGTAGCGTGGCAATATTATTACAAG AGTTTGGCATCAGCAATATCTGATACTGGAAAGTCCATCCTTCCTAAGCATCTGCGTCTTCTTGCCAATAGTatgtcagctagtggagagtTTGTGGGATTAAATGCTAAAGGCATGGCTCAGCAACGACAACATGCGTCCGTTTCATCACCATTTGTGCAAGCATGCTTTTCT AATCCTGGTAGGAGCTTTATAAAAGCTGCCAAGTCTGAACTCACGGATAATCTCCAGGGCAGCCTGGATGCATTGGCTTGGGGAAACTGTCCCTCTATGGGGACAAGTGGACTGTTTGATATCATATATTCAGAGAAG gGACATGAGGTAGACAAGGCTGTAGATGTATATAAGCTGCTAGAAGCCAGTTTTGACAAGCCCAACAATAAGATTGGTTTCCATGCTCACAACAATTCATCTGGCAAATGTGGTTCCGAGTTTAGGCATAAAAATGGTTATGCctttaaagagggaaaacagTGGAAGAACATTCTAAGAAATTTTGTGACGGTAAATGATATTCAGAAGCTGACTACTGCTTCAAGGTGCATATTGAACAA GTATGAAATTGATGAGTTGCTAAGTGAGTTTGACAGATCAACAATTCTAAGAGTTTTGAATTTTCATCCTCGTAGAAGTGAGAAGTTAGGTATTGGACCACAGGACATTAAG GTTGGATGGCATCCTAAATTTAAGGATAGCCGCTGCTTCCATATAGTACGAACTGATGGAACTGTTGAAGATTTTTCATACCGCAAATGCATTCTTCGTGCTCTTGAGGTagttgatccaaaaatgtcAAAGATCCAGAAGAAAAAATGGTCAGCACGTGATGACGCACAAGTCCAGTGCGTGACCAAGGATATTGAGTGA